From a single Rhizobium lusitanum genomic region:
- a CDS encoding outer-membrane lipoprotein carrier protein LolA, whose translation MKKTDALPSSRLTLTRRHFLGAVVAAGAASMAPVAVFAQTASLNPGLAQQIADHFSSIKSMKGGFLQIGPRGDQVSGSFFIQRPGKMRFNYDPPSRMRVICDGNNVQVINDQTRTKNMYQLSKTPLSLLLANKIDLSADMVRGVESQSDLTKITLGNRTVFGDSTIAMLFDSKTFDLRQWTVIDPQGKTTDVIINNVKPNVAFDDSVFRIDYTR comes from the coding sequence ATGAAAAAGACCGATGCGCTGCCCTCGTCCCGCCTGACCTTGACCCGCCGCCATTTCCTTGGCGCTGTCGTGGCTGCGGGGGCGGCAAGCATGGCGCCTGTCGCCGTCTTCGCGCAGACTGCATCCCTCAATCCCGGCTTGGCGCAGCAGATCGCCGATCATTTCTCGTCGATCAAGTCCATGAAGGGCGGCTTCCTGCAAATCGGGCCGCGCGGCGACCAGGTGAGCGGCAGCTTTTTCATCCAGCGTCCCGGCAAGATGCGCTTCAACTACGATCCGCCATCGCGCATGCGCGTCATCTGTGACGGCAACAACGTCCAGGTCATCAACGACCAGACGCGGACGAAGAACATGTATCAGCTGTCGAAGACGCCGCTGAGCTTGCTGCTCGCCAACAAGATCGACCTTTCCGCCGACATGGTGCGCGGTGTCGAGTCGCAGTCGGATCTCACCAAGATCACGCTCGGCAACCGTACCGTCTTCGGTGATTCGACCATCGCCATGCTCTTCGATTCAAAGACCTTCGACCTGCGCCAGTGGACGGTGATCGACCCTCAGGGCAAGACAACAGACGTCATCATCAACAATGTGAAGCCCAATGTTGCCTTCGACGATAGCGTCTTCCGCATCGACTATACGCGCTGA
- a CDS encoding ammonium transporter: MTFSKLSSTLARVGTLSAALLAPAIAFAQDATATAAAAAAPVPDKGDTAFMFISTILVLFMLVPGLALFYGGLVRSKNMLSVLMQCTMIGAVVMLLWVFYGYSFAFGGGTSPYWGGTAKMFLSGVSTSTTAATFSKGVVIPEFIFMLFQMTFAAITPALIIGAFAERIKFGASVLFCALWATFVYFPIAHMVWDSNGFLFKMGALDFAGGTVVHINAGIAGIVGAIMVGKRVGFGKDMMAPHSMTLTMVGASMLWVGWFGFNAGSNLEASGGAMLATVNTFVATAAAIISWSVVETFTRGKASMLGGASGMVAGLVAITPAAGIAGPMGAIVMGLIVSPLCYFFVSVVKNKFGYDDTADVFGVHCVGGIFGALATGIFASASLGGIGYAEGVTMSSQFMVQVTAVVTTILWCGIGSAILYKVVDVIIGLRVAPEAEREGLDLASHGEAAYHNS; the protein is encoded by the coding sequence ATGACGTTTTCCAAGCTTTCCTCCACTCTGGCACGGGTGGGTACGCTTTCTGCGGCCCTGCTGGCGCCGGCGATCGCCTTTGCGCAGGATGCTACAGCCACTGCCGCAGCTGCCGCCGCGCCGGTTCCGGACAAGGGCGACACCGCCTTCATGTTCATCTCCACCATCCTCGTCCTCTTCATGCTGGTTCCGGGTCTGGCTCTTTTCTACGGCGGTCTCGTCCGTTCGAAGAACATGCTGTCCGTGCTGATGCAGTGCACGATGATCGGTGCGGTCGTCATGCTTCTCTGGGTCTTCTACGGCTATTCCTTCGCCTTCGGCGGCGGCACCAGCCCGTATTGGGGCGGCACTGCCAAGATGTTCCTGTCCGGCGTTTCGACGTCGACGACGGCGGCTACCTTCTCCAAGGGCGTCGTCATTCCGGAATTCATCTTCATGCTGTTCCAGATGACCTTCGCGGCCATTACGCCTGCCCTGATCATCGGCGCTTTCGCCGAGCGCATCAAGTTTGGCGCATCGGTTCTCTTCTGCGCACTCTGGGCGACCTTCGTCTACTTCCCGATCGCGCACATGGTCTGGGATTCAAACGGCTTCCTCTTCAAGATGGGCGCGCTTGATTTCGCAGGCGGCACGGTCGTTCACATCAATGCCGGTATCGCCGGTATCGTCGGTGCCATCATGGTCGGCAAGCGCGTCGGCTTCGGCAAGGACATGATGGCTCCGCATTCCATGACGCTGACCATGGTCGGTGCTTCCATGCTCTGGGTTGGTTGGTTCGGCTTCAACGCCGGTTCGAACCTCGAAGCTTCCGGCGGCGCGATGCTCGCCACCGTCAACACCTTTGTCGCGACGGCAGCCGCCATCATCTCCTGGTCGGTTGTTGAAACCTTCACCCGCGGCAAGGCCTCCATGCTCGGCGGCGCTTCGGGTATGGTTGCCGGTCTCGTCGCCATCACGCCTGCCGCCGGTATCGCCGGCCCGATGGGCGCGATCGTCATGGGCCTGATCGTCTCCCCGCTATGCTACTTCTTCGTCTCCGTGGTGAAGAACAAGTTCGGCTACGACGATACGGCCGACGTTTTCGGCGTACACTGCGTCGGTGGTATTTTCGGCGCTCTGGCGACCGGTATTTTCGCCAGCGCATCGCTCGGCGGCATCGGCTATGCAGAAGGTGTCACCATGAGCAGCCAGTTCATGGTTCAGGTCACCGCAGTCGTCACTACCATCCTGTGGTGCGGTATCGGTTCGGCCATTCTCTACAAGGTCGTCGATGTTATCATCGGCCTGCGTGTGGCACCGGAAGCCGAACGCGAAGGTCTCGACCTCGCGTCCCACGGCGAAGCTGCCTACCACAACTCCTAA
- a CDS encoding exodeoxyribonuclease III, producing MGFSIATWNINSVRLRMPIVEQFLMQSQPDILCLQETKVVNELFPYAPLRALGYEHIIIHGQKGYHGVAIASRIPLTEDHRQDYCNVGDSRHISAIFERGGRRIRVHNFYVPAGGDEPDRTINPKFGHKLDFIEEMKHLHANAEQNTSAILVGDLNIAPFEHDVWSHKQLLKIVSHTPVETDGLIEVMKRGAWLDLMRQNVPESEKLYTWWSYRAKDWEAADRGRRLDHIWSSSDLGPLLQRIDILKAARGWDRPSDHVPVTAHFNL from the coding sequence ATGGGATTTTCGATAGCGACCTGGAACATCAATTCGGTGCGGCTGCGCATGCCGATCGTCGAGCAGTTCCTGATGCAGTCCCAGCCCGATATTCTCTGCCTGCAAGAGACCAAGGTTGTGAATGAGCTCTTTCCCTATGCGCCGCTGAGAGCGCTCGGCTACGAGCACATCATCATTCACGGCCAGAAGGGCTATCATGGCGTCGCCATAGCCTCGCGCATTCCGCTGACCGAGGATCATCGGCAGGATTATTGCAATGTTGGCGACAGCAGGCATATCTCGGCGATCTTCGAGCGCGGCGGCCGGCGCATCCGTGTGCATAATTTCTATGTTCCTGCCGGCGGCGATGAGCCGGACCGGACGATCAATCCGAAGTTCGGCCACAAGCTCGATTTCATCGAGGAGATGAAGCACCTGCATGCCAATGCCGAGCAGAACACCTCCGCCATCCTCGTCGGTGACCTCAACATCGCGCCGTTCGAGCACGACGTCTGGTCGCACAAGCAGCTTTTGAAGATCGTCAGCCATACGCCTGTCGAGACCGATGGGCTCATCGAAGTGATGAAGCGCGGCGCCTGGCTCGATCTGATGCGCCAGAATGTGCCGGAGAGCGAGAAGCTCTATACGTGGTGGAGCTATCGCGCCAAGGATTGGGAAGCGGCCGATCGCGGCCGTCGTCTCGACCACATCTGGTCCTCATCCGATCTCGGCCCGCTGCTACAGCGCATCGATATCCTGAAGGCCGCCCGAGGCTGGGATCGCCCGTCCGACCATGTGCCGGTGACCGCGCATTTCAATCTTTGA
- a CDS encoding cyclic nucleotide-binding domain-containing protein, translated as MALTDDIRLLSQLPLFHGMGEEPLRLIAFGADRRHVTPGQTLFREKSPAECAYVVIHGSFELSTVDAAGQSKVEATVQAGTMLSELALVTLVERKYTAVALEDSDVIRITRALFHRLIEEYPDAGLLIQNRIRESFAALARQTAALLGRFS; from the coding sequence ATGGCGCTCACCGACGATATCCGCCTGCTGTCGCAACTGCCGCTATTTCACGGCATGGGCGAAGAGCCGTTGCGGCTGATCGCCTTCGGTGCCGATCGTCGTCACGTCACGCCGGGCCAGACCCTGTTTAGGGAAAAGTCGCCGGCCGAATGCGCCTATGTGGTCATCCACGGCAGTTTCGAGCTCAGCACCGTCGATGCCGCCGGACAGTCAAAGGTCGAAGCCACCGTGCAGGCCGGCACCATGCTGTCCGAGCTGGCGCTGGTGACGCTGGTGGAACGTAAATATACCGCCGTGGCGTTGGAAGATTCCGATGTCATCCGTATCACACGGGCGCTGTTTCACCGGCTGATCGAGGAATATCCCGACGCCGGCCTGCTGATCCAGAATCGCATCCGAGAAAGTTTCGCTGCCCTCGCCAGGCAAACGGCAGCGCTGCTCGGGCGCTTTTCCTGA
- a CDS encoding response regulator transcription factor: MTARTILLVDDDNDLREMLVEQLSLYEEFTVLQEVNAGKGVQAARAAPVDLLIMDVGLPDMDGREAVKLLRKGGFKSPIIMLTGHDTDSDTILGLEAGANDYVTKPFRFAVLLARIRAQLRQHEQSEDATFTVGRYLFKPSQKLLTTEDGQKIRLTEKEAAIIRYLYRADQKVVTRDILLEEVWGYNSGVTTHTLETHVYRLRQKIERDPSNAEILVTENGGYKIIP; encoded by the coding sequence ATGACCGCACGCACCATTCTACTGGTGGATGATGATAACGACCTGCGCGAGATGTTGGTCGAGCAATTGTCGCTTTACGAGGAATTCACGGTTCTGCAGGAAGTGAACGCCGGCAAGGGCGTGCAGGCTGCGCGCGCCGCCCCCGTCGATCTCCTGATCATGGATGTCGGCCTGCCGGATATGGATGGCCGCGAAGCCGTGAAGCTCCTGCGCAAGGGTGGCTTCAAGTCACCGATCATCATGCTGACCGGTCACGACACCGATTCCGACACTATCCTCGGCCTCGAAGCCGGCGCCAACGATTACGTCACAAAGCCGTTCCGCTTCGCCGTGCTGCTCGCCCGCATCCGCGCGCAGCTTCGTCAGCATGAGCAGAGCGAGGACGCGACCTTCACCGTCGGCCGTTATCTCTTCAAGCCGAGCCAGAAGCTCCTGACCACGGAAGACGGCCAAAAGATCCGCCTGACGGAAAAGGAAGCGGCGATCATCCGCTATCTCTACCGCGCCGACCAGAAGGTCGTCACCCGCGACATCCTTCTCGAAGAGGTCTGGGGCTATAATTCCGGCGTCACCACCCACACGCTCGAAACCCACGTCTATCGCCTGCGCCAGAAGATCGAGCGCGATCCTTCCAATGCCGAAATTCTGGTAACGGAAAACGGCGGCTACAAGATTATTCCATAG
- a CDS encoding P-II family nitrogen regulator, with product MGNQMKIVMAIIKPFKLDEVREALTAVGIQGLTVTEVKGYGRQKGHTEIYRGTEYAVSFLPKLKIEVAVATEIVDKAVEAIASSAKTGQIGDGKIFVFSIDHAVRIRTGETDSEAL from the coding sequence ATGGGAAACCAGATGAAAATTGTGATGGCCATTATCAAGCCGTTCAAGCTCGATGAGGTCCGTGAGGCTCTTACGGCTGTCGGCATCCAGGGCCTGACTGTGACCGAAGTAAAGGGTTACGGGCGCCAGAAGGGGCATACCGAAATCTATCGCGGCACGGAATATGCCGTCAGCTTCCTGCCGAAGCTGAAGATCGAAGTCGCGGTCGCAACCGAAATCGTCGACAAGGCGGTCGAGGCCATCGCATCCTCCGCCAAGACCGGCCAGATCGGCGACGGCAAGATTTTTGTCTTTTCGATTGACCATGCCGTGCGCATCCGTACGGGCGAAACCGATTCAGAAGCGCTGTAA
- a CDS encoding acyltransferase family protein, with translation MCVQNDAISANEATSQKMTSLEAMRGIASIVVLFHHFCLAFLPWLKGPYPEGLSETPFAWIMRGESAVVFFFVLSGFVLALKFYQRPDYGSLLVSAVKRLPRLMGPAAVAIICGFLILRFHLNYNEQAATITGSEWLRTFGNSHFPQDFTPTLPSAVEQFLLVFLLHDNFWYNSNLWTMTLEYYGSLCVFLVCGLTMPRSIAVRHVLTLGAVFIVWKIAYSLLPFVIGAYLALVFAWIGRKATANVWIGAAIGLSSVMMLCSLEKSWQIAGSVGLMICLIYCPRLARPLSGEFGRLLGRFSFPLYLVHFLVIVSVSSYGFNSIYVWTESYTASVAAAGIITLLLSIAAAVPLLIFDERWVALVNASFARLVRKCTAMARGCLAGSRTFHRPACESPIGGSNCDVSSPSSDLKAG, from the coding sequence ATGTGCGTTCAAAACGACGCGATCTCTGCCAATGAGGCGACTTCACAGAAGATGACCTCTTTGGAAGCGATGCGCGGCATTGCGTCCATAGTCGTACTTTTTCATCATTTCTGTCTGGCGTTTCTTCCGTGGCTTAAGGGACCATATCCGGAAGGTCTATCGGAGACACCGTTCGCATGGATCATGCGCGGAGAATCCGCCGTGGTCTTCTTCTTCGTCCTTTCCGGCTTCGTTCTGGCTCTAAAATTCTATCAGCGGCCCGACTACGGCAGCTTGCTCGTGTCGGCGGTGAAGCGTCTGCCGAGATTGATGGGACCCGCAGCGGTTGCGATCATCTGCGGTTTCCTGATCCTTCGCTTCCATTTGAACTACAACGAACAGGCTGCGACGATAACCGGGTCAGAATGGCTCCGGACGTTTGGAAATTCCCATTTTCCGCAGGATTTCACGCCGACACTACCCTCGGCAGTCGAGCAGTTTCTGCTCGTTTTCCTGCTGCATGATAACTTCTGGTATAATTCGAATCTCTGGACGATGACGCTGGAATATTATGGCAGCCTGTGCGTTTTCCTTGTGTGCGGCTTGACGATGCCTAGATCGATCGCCGTTCGTCATGTCTTGACGTTGGGGGCAGTCTTTATCGTCTGGAAAATTGCTTACAGTCTGTTGCCGTTCGTAATCGGTGCATACCTGGCGCTCGTTTTCGCTTGGATCGGACGAAAAGCCACAGCCAATGTTTGGATCGGCGCTGCGATCGGTTTGAGCTCCGTCATGATGCTCTGCTCTCTCGAAAAGAGCTGGCAGATCGCGGGGTCGGTCGGGCTGATGATTTGCCTGATCTATTGCCCCAGGCTGGCGCGACCGTTATCCGGCGAGTTCGGCCGGTTGCTGGGGCGTTTCTCTTTCCCATTATATCTGGTTCATTTCCTGGTGATCGTGTCGGTTTCATCTTATGGGTTCAACTCGATCTATGTATGGACCGAATCCTACACGGCCTCGGTCGCTGCCGCAGGGATCATCACGCTTCTATTGAGCATCGCCGCTGCGGTGCCATTGCTCATCTTTGACGAAAGATGGGTCGCGCTTGTAAACGCTAGCTTCGCCAGACTTGTTAGAAAGTGTACGGCAATGGCGAGAGGGTGTCTGGCGGGTTCGAGGACCTTTCATCGACCTGCCTGTGAGTCGCCTATCGGAGGTTCCAACTGCGATGTCTCTTCCCCGAGTAGCGATCTAAAAGCCGGCTAA
- a CDS encoding L,D-transpeptidase family protein, with amino-acid sequence MEKTRVGGRRAASTIVVRPAPGKPTRALVQLGPLTVPAAIGRSGRSVLKREGDGATPIASMKLLYGFTRGDHVRFLRTPLPMRRIHKDMLWCDQPEDANYNRLVKAPFKPSHEQMRRRDGLYDICLVLDWNISSRRRHRGSAIFFHLIKPGYEPTAGCIAVSLKDMQRIIGFLRKGTTVRVL; translated from the coding sequence ATGGAAAAAACAAGGGTAGGCGGTAGGCGGGCCGCTTCTACAATCGTTGTGCGCCCCGCACCGGGAAAGCCGACGCGGGCGCTGGTGCAGCTTGGGCCGCTGACGGTGCCGGCGGCAATCGGCCGGTCCGGTCGTAGCGTGCTGAAGCGCGAGGGGGATGGGGCTACGCCGATTGCGTCCATGAAGCTCCTGTACGGCTTCACGCGCGGCGATCATGTCCGCTTCCTGCGCACTCCCTTGCCGATGCGGCGTATCCACAAGGACATGCTCTGGTGCGACCAGCCGGAGGACGCCAATTACAACAGGCTCGTCAAGGCGCCGTTCAAGCCGAGCCATGAGCAGATGCGGCGGCGCGATGGGCTCTATGACATCTGCCTGGTGCTCGACTGGAACATAAGCTCGCGCCGGCGCCACCGGGGCTCGGCCATCTTCTTCCATCTGATCAAGCCCGGCTACGAGCCGACCGCCGGCTGTATCGCCGTCAGCCTCAAGGACATGCAACGCATCATCGGCTTTTTGCGGAAGGGCACGACAGTTCGCGTCCTTTGA
- a CDS encoding FtsK/SpoIIIE family DNA translocase, protein MGRSNSAALGGSPDRFSLSGVVWRQVRGLIGFALLFLLALAVAALATWNVMDPSYSYATSNAPTNILGFPGAAFADILMQALGLACVVVLLPIVAWAFALISNRKIHRLPARLGAWVGGSIIAAGSIACFPAPPTWPIPNGIGGVIGDILLRFPALFIGTYPSGVFATVFGTVLAIPAAWLMLFAAGLVGRSLPEDEESDEDYEETQSRARSVGDDDEDDDRGGFMAFGALMHSWYNAHARLRRLFGMGPRKRRDHAFDAPYDFNDDEFGTLNEPARAKTPVVRGERVEPSLDGGSAQRRVVSPPSISMGDDDDDEDASYERDPPRPAGILPDDEEDEWALRAASSKASGAPAGPRVIPAAPRPKPGARAEREAQTSFIRSYGFQLPAVHLLAEPKTIVRDATLSSDALEQNARMLEGVLEDFGVKGEIIHVRPGPVVTLYELEPAPGIKSSRVIGLADDIARSMSAIAARVAVVPGRNAIGIELPNSTRETVYLRELIASRDFETSKAKLAMALGKTIGGEPVIADLAKMPHLLVAGTTGSGKSVAINTMILSLLYRLSPEQCRLIMIDPKMLELSVYDGIPHLLSPVVTDPKKAVVALKWTVREMEERYKKMSKIGVRNIDGFNTRVEQAVAKGEAISRTVQTGFDRQTGEAIYETEEFDLKPMPYIVVIIDEMADLMMVAGKDIEGAVQRLAQMARAAGIHVIMATQRPSVDVITGTIKANFPTRISFQVTSKIDSRTILGEQGAEQLLGMGDMLYMAGGGRIQRVHGPFVADGEVEDIVSYLKTQGSPQYLDAITADDEDDEDGHGPAGTANLADSDDPYDQAVAIVLSDGKASTSYIQRRLGIGYNRAASLIERMEEEGVIGPANHAGKREILVPTKADILDR, encoded by the coding sequence ATGGGCAGAAGCAATTCGGCAGCGCTAGGCGGTTCCCCCGACCGTTTCTCGCTTTCGGGCGTGGTTTGGCGGCAGGTGAGGGGCCTTATCGGCTTCGCGCTGCTGTTCCTGCTGGCGCTCGCGGTCGCCGCCCTGGCGACCTGGAACGTCATGGATCCCAGCTATTCCTACGCCACAAGCAATGCGCCGACGAACATATTGGGCTTTCCGGGTGCTGCCTTCGCCGACATTCTGATGCAGGCGCTCGGCCTTGCCTGCGTCGTCGTGCTGTTGCCCATCGTTGCCTGGGCTTTCGCGCTTATTTCCAACCGCAAGATCCATCGGCTACCGGCCCGGCTCGGTGCGTGGGTCGGTGGCTCCATCATTGCCGCCGGTTCCATCGCCTGTTTCCCTGCCCCTCCGACCTGGCCGATCCCCAATGGTATTGGCGGCGTCATTGGCGATATTCTTCTGCGTTTTCCCGCTCTTTTCATAGGCACCTATCCGAGCGGCGTCTTTGCCACTGTGTTTGGTACAGTCCTCGCGATCCCAGCTGCCTGGCTCATGCTGTTTGCCGCTGGCCTGGTCGGCCGTAGCCTGCCGGAAGACGAGGAGAGTGATGAGGACTACGAGGAAACGCAGAGCCGCGCCCGCAGCGTCGGCGATGACGACGAGGATGACGACCGTGGCGGCTTCATGGCCTTCGGCGCCCTCATGCATTCCTGGTATAATGCGCATGCCCGCCTTCGGCGCCTGTTCGGCATGGGTCCGCGCAAGCGGCGTGATCATGCCTTCGACGCGCCCTACGACTTCAACGATGACGAATTCGGCACGCTGAACGAGCCGGCTCGTGCCAAGACTCCGGTTGTCCGGGGCGAGCGTGTCGAACCGTCGCTGGACGGCGGCTCGGCTCAGCGCCGCGTGGTATCCCCGCCGTCGATCAGCATGGGTGACGACGACGATGACGAGGATGCGTCCTACGAGCGCGATCCGCCACGTCCGGCCGGTATCCTGCCGGATGACGAGGAAGACGAGTGGGCACTGCGCGCCGCTTCGTCGAAAGCTTCCGGTGCTCCGGCCGGCCCCCGCGTCATTCCCGCCGCCCCGCGACCGAAGCCCGGCGCGCGTGCCGAGCGCGAGGCGCAGACCTCCTTCATCCGCTCTTACGGCTTCCAGCTTCCGGCCGTGCACCTGCTTGCCGAGCCGAAGACCATCGTGCGGGACGCGACCTTGTCCTCCGATGCGCTGGAGCAGAATGCCCGCATGCTGGAAGGCGTGCTCGAGGACTTCGGCGTCAAGGGTGAGATCATCCATGTCCGCCCCGGCCCGGTGGTCACCCTTTATGAGCTGGAACCCGCTCCGGGCATCAAATCCTCGCGTGTCATCGGCCTTGCCGACGATATCGCCCGTTCGATGAGCGCGATCGCCGCCCGCGTCGCCGTCGTTCCCGGCCGCAACGCCATCGGCATCGAACTGCCGAATTCAACGCGCGAAACCGTCTATCTGCGCGAACTCATCGCCAGCCGCGATTTTGAAACATCCAAGGCCAAGCTTGCCATGGCGCTCGGCAAGACCATCGGCGGTGAGCCTGTCATTGCCGATCTTGCCAAGATGCCACATCTGCTCGTTGCCGGCACCACCGGCTCGGGCAAATCCGTCGCCATCAATACGATGATCCTGTCGCTGCTCTACCGGTTGTCACCGGAACAGTGCCGCCTGATCATGATCGACCCGAAGATGCTGGAACTTTCCGTTTATGACGGCATTCCGCATCTGCTCTCGCCAGTCGTCACCGATCCGAAGAAGGCCGTCGTCGCGCTGAAATGGACCGTCCGCGAGATGGAAGAGCGCTACAAGAAGATGTCGAAGATCGGCGTGCGCAACATCGATGGCTTCAACACCCGCGTCGAGCAGGCCGTCGCCAAGGGCGAAGCGATCAGTCGCACCGTCCAGACCGGTTTCGATCGCCAGACGGGCGAGGCGATCTACGAGACCGAAGAATTCGACCTAAAGCCCATGCCTTATATCGTCGTCATCATCGACGAAATGGCCGACCTGATGATGGTGGCGGGCAAGGACATCGAAGGCGCGGTGCAGCGCCTGGCGCAGATGGCGCGTGCGGCCGGCATCCATGTGATCATGGCGACACAGCGTCCCTCCGTTGACGTCATCACCGGCACGATCAAAGCGAACTTCCCGACGCGTATTTCCTTCCAGGTGACCTCGAAGATCGACAGCCGCACTATCCTTGGCGAGCAGGGCGCTGAACAACTCCTCGGCATGGGCGACATGCTCTATATGGCAGGCGGCGGGCGCATCCAGCGCGTCCACGGCCCGTTCGTTGCCGATGGCGAGGTGGAGGACATCGTCTCCTATCTGAAGACGCAAGGCTCACCGCAATATCTCGACGCGATCACCGCCGATGATGAGGACGACGAGGATGGTCACGGCCCGGCGGGCACGGCCAATCTTGCCGATTCGGACGACCCTTACGATCAGGCGGTTGCGATCGTTCTTAGCGACGGCAAGGCCTCGACCTCCTACATCCAGCGCCGCCTCGGCATCGGCTATAACCGTGCTGCCTCGCTGATTGAGCGCATGGAGGAAGAAGGCGTGATTGGCCCGGCCAACCATGCCGGCAAGCGCGAAATCCTCGTTCCTACCAAGGCGGATATTCTGGATCGCTGA
- a CDS encoding MarR family winged helix-turn-helix transcriptional regulator — translation MDRIDKILAQWNRERPDLDVTPMGLIGRIGNLAHHLGHEMGKTFAQFDLNRAAFDVLATLRRSGPPYTLSPNDLIASMMVTSGTMTNRIDQLEKAGLVTRSPNPDDGRSFLVSLTDKGFALIDGAVTAHVETQARLVSSLSEEEKAALDVLLRKYLAGF, via the coding sequence ATGGATCGCATCGACAAAATTCTCGCGCAATGGAACCGGGAACGGCCTGACCTCGACGTCACCCCGATGGGCCTGATCGGCCGCATCGGAAACCTCGCCCACCACCTTGGCCATGAGATGGGCAAGACCTTTGCACAGTTCGATCTGAACCGTGCCGCTTTCGACGTGCTCGCAACCCTGCGCCGCTCGGGCCCGCCTTACACCCTGTCCCCCAACGACCTGATCGCCTCCATGATGGTGACCTCCGGCACGATGACCAATCGCATCGATCAACTGGAAAAAGCGGGCCTCGTCACCCGCAGCCCCAATCCCGATGATGGCCGAAGCTTTCTGGTGTCCTTGACGGACAAGGGCTTTGCCTTGATCGACGGCGCGGTGACTGCCCATGTCGAGACGCAGGCCCGCCTCGTGTCGAGCCTCTCGGAAGAGGAGAAGGCAGCACTCGATGTCTTGCTCAGGAAGTATTTAGCCGGCTTTTAG
- a CDS encoding aldo/keto reductase, which produces MTTQSTITFNDGNSIPQVGLGVWQTPENVAPSAVSTALKAGYRHVDTAAIYENEDGVGEGIRQSGVARKDIFLTTKLWNEAQGFDSTLKAFDASLKRLGTDYVDLYLIHWPAPRRDLYVDTWKAFLRLKEEGRARSIGVSNFAKEHLDRIIGETGVTPVLNQIELHPTFQQKALREVHEKLGIKTQSWSPLGQGKLLTNAVISKVAAKHGRTPAQVIIRWHIDNGLIVIPKSVTPSRIEENLKVFDFKLDAEDLAEIAKLDSAGGRIGPDPVTATF; this is translated from the coding sequence GTGACCACTCAATCGACAATCACTTTCAACGACGGCAATTCCATTCCGCAGGTCGGCCTTGGTGTCTGGCAGACGCCGGAAAACGTTGCGCCCTCGGCGGTCAGCACCGCATTGAAGGCCGGCTATCGCCACGTCGACACCGCCGCCATCTATGAGAACGAAGACGGTGTTGGCGAAGGCATTCGCCAGTCCGGCGTTGCCCGTAAGGATATCTTCCTCACCACCAAGCTCTGGAACGAAGCCCAGGGTTTTGACTCGACCCTGAAGGCCTTCGACGCAAGCCTGAAGCGGCTCGGCACGGATTATGTCGACCTCTATCTCATCCATTGGCCGGCTCCGCGTCGTGACCTCTACGTCGATACCTGGAAGGCTTTCCTGCGTCTCAAGGAAGAGGGCCGCGCTCGCTCTATCGGCGTTTCTAACTTCGCCAAGGAGCATCTCGACCGCATCATCGGCGAAACCGGCGTAACACCAGTGCTGAACCAGATCGAGCTGCACCCGACCTTCCAGCAGAAGGCACTCCGCGAGGTACATGAAAAGCTCGGCATCAAGACACAGTCCTGGAGCCCGCTCGGCCAGGGCAAGCTTCTGACCAATGCCGTGATCAGCAAGGTCGCCGCCAAGCACGGCCGCACGCCGGCCCAGGTGATCATCCGCTGGCACATCGACAACGGCCTGATCGTCATCCCGAAATCCGTGACCCCGAGCCGCATCGAGGAGAACCTGAAGGTGTTCGACTTCAAGCTCGACGCTGAGGATCTGGCGGAGATTGCCAAGCTGGATTCGGCCGGCGGACGCATCGGGCCGGACCCGGTGACGGCGACGTTCTGA